A part of Fimbriiglobus ruber genomic DNA contains:
- a CDS encoding DUF1559 domain-containing protein: MSRRVGCVALVVFGLFTLGVLLTFVSKNRANQDRVYCQNNLRIISQGVLEADLYLPPAAAAGVWAPALNLSIPAGTVPNPALPPEQRLSWIAPILPGFDQKRQDTLALEKALDLTLAWDAGPNHAVGQTTVLTLLCFANPATVGPDQPGVTQYVGAGGVGPDAASLKLTTDPLVPSKPPVAPPRAGCFRYDAKTPFVAIVDGTSNTILLGELSTDLGPWLQGGPSTVHTLDTVTGARPQIGAGGQFGGNHFQGANFAFADGSVRFLTERTNPKVLESLFTINGGTIDPVPGE, translated from the coding sequence ATGAGTCGACGGGTCGGGTGTGTGGCCCTGGTGGTGTTCGGGTTGTTCACCCTGGGCGTCCTGCTGACGTTCGTGTCCAAGAACCGGGCGAACCAGGACCGGGTGTACTGCCAGAACAACCTCCGCATCATCTCGCAGGGGGTTCTGGAAGCCGACCTCTACCTCCCGCCGGCCGCGGCCGCCGGGGTGTGGGCGCCTGCCTTGAATTTGAGCATCCCGGCGGGGACCGTCCCGAACCCGGCCCTCCCGCCCGAGCAGCGACTGAGCTGGATCGCCCCCATCCTCCCCGGCTTCGACCAGAAGCGGCAGGACACGCTCGCCCTCGAAAAAGCACTCGACCTCACCCTGGCCTGGGACGCGGGGCCGAACCACGCGGTCGGGCAAACAACGGTGTTGACGCTCCTCTGCTTCGCCAACCCGGCGACCGTCGGGCCGGATCAACCGGGCGTCACGCAGTACGTCGGGGCCGGCGGCGTCGGACCAGACGCGGCTTCGCTCAAGCTGACCACCGATCCGCTCGTCCCGAGCAAGCCGCCCGTCGCTCCACCCCGGGCCGGTTGCTTCCGGTACGACGCGAAGACGCCGTTCGTGGCCATCGTCGACGGGACGAGCAACACGATCCTGCTCGGCGAACTCTCGACCGACCTCGGCCCGTGGCTCCAGGGCGGCCCGTCGACCGTCCACACGCTCGACACGGTGACCGGAGCCAGGCCGCAGATCGGGGCCGGCGGGCAGTTCGGCGGGAATCACTTTCAGGGTGCCAATTTCGCGTTCGCGGACGGGTCGGTCCGTTTCCTCACGGAACGGACCAACCCGAAGGTCTTGGAGAGCCTGTTCACGATCAACGGCGGCACCATCGATCCGGTGCCGGGTGAATAA
- a CDS encoding AAA family ATPase, which translates to MSLVIPENQLPASLNPQEAVEAAYAAEMAEVAGHLIRGLPSLIECDKELAPYLFVNLRARLRDHNLRCIYLDGRPREADAQGGPVPVGLIGTMISQLREAVRGAVERRVVVLPHLDLLTTSQGGLTGEAREVIPLLYENPELVWLGFKDPSFPLPKVIENLFPHRLSILGTSRNRLRHLITQKEARKFGRQFNPWQLYKYVSGVNAVRLRRLLSTMEGEDYPADPKQAYRQLRQATLTGTLEIPDIDLERDIGGYTKVKKRLREEILDVLQTRDRATEAEEITRLEELIPRGMIFWGPPGTGKTYFAKAIATAIGAAVTIVSGPELKSKWVGESEENLRQIFHKARQSAPSIIVFDELDSFATARGTYTGSGVEHSMVNQLLTEMDGFHKDELVFVVGTTNFVEALDPALLRPGRFEFHLHIPYPEPDDRRAILKIYDKKMKLQMTDDALEYAVKRTNDYVVGQAGGTRYSGDHLNALARSIARLRLRDKTTGPTPPELVERALTEWVDRPTMTKKEEWVLATHEAGHAVAALFCDHSPAIERITIASEMKWAFGYVKYADPAHKYILTVNYYLDMMVVALGAREAERLLLDDISLGATADLESATAIARELVEVHGMAGGKNGVVQFTDTNRRDGSTGRRPHLAQETLKSLDERVAELVEAQRVRAETILRDNKALVETLRDMLLEKKTIDSKTIAQLGPGAKNEAKKPLKMFPEGGTAPA; encoded by the coding sequence ATGAGCTTAGTCATCCCCGAAAATCAGCTCCCCGCGTCGCTCAACCCCCAGGAGGCGGTCGAGGCGGCGTACGCGGCCGAGATGGCCGAGGTGGCCGGGCACCTCATCCGCGGGCTGCCGAGCCTGATCGAGTGCGACAAGGAACTTGCCCCGTACCTGTTCGTCAACCTCCGCGCCCGGCTCCGCGACCACAACCTGCGCTGCATCTACCTCGACGGCCGCCCCCGCGAGGCCGACGCCCAGGGCGGGCCGGTCCCGGTCGGCCTCATCGGGACGATGATCTCGCAGCTCCGGGAGGCCGTCCGCGGGGCCGTCGAGCGGCGCGTCGTCGTCCTGCCGCACCTCGACTTGCTCACGACCAGCCAGGGCGGGCTGACCGGCGAGGCGCGGGAAGTGATCCCGCTCCTGTACGAAAACCCGGAACTCGTCTGGCTCGGGTTCAAAGACCCGTCGTTCCCGCTGCCCAAGGTGATCGAGAACCTGTTCCCGCACCGGCTCAGCATCCTCGGCACCAGCCGCAACCGCCTCCGGCACCTCATCACCCAGAAGGAAGCCCGGAAGTTCGGCCGCCAGTTCAACCCCTGGCAGCTCTACAAGTACGTCTCCGGCGTAAACGCGGTCCGGCTCCGCCGCCTGCTCTCGACGATGGAAGGCGAAGACTACCCGGCCGACCCCAAGCAGGCGTACCGCCAGCTCCGGCAGGCGACACTGACCGGCACCCTGGAAATTCCGGACATCGACCTCGAACGCGACATCGGTGGGTACACCAAGGTCAAGAAGCGGCTGCGCGAGGAGATCCTGGATGTCCTCCAGACCCGGGATCGCGCGACCGAGGCGGAGGAGATCACCCGGCTCGAAGAACTGATCCCCCGCGGCATGATCTTCTGGGGGCCGCCGGGGACCGGGAAGACGTACTTCGCCAAGGCCATCGCCACCGCCATCGGGGCGGCCGTGACTATCGTCTCCGGACCGGAACTGAAATCGAAGTGGGTCGGCGAGAGTGAGGAAAATCTGCGACAGATCTTCCACAAGGCCCGCCAGTCCGCGCCGTCGATCATCGTCTTCGACGAACTCGACTCGTTCGCCACCGCCCGCGGGACGTACACCGGGTCGGGCGTCGAACACTCGATGGTCAACCAACTCCTCACGGAGATGGACGGGTTCCACAAGGACGAACTTGTCTTTGTCGTCGGCACCACGAACTTCGTGGAGGCGCTCGACCCCGCGTTGTTGCGGCCAGGCCGGTTCGAGTTCCACCTCCACATCCCGTACCCCGAACCGGACGACCGGCGGGCCATCCTGAAGATTTACGACAAGAAGATGAAGCTCCAGATGACGGACGATGCCCTGGAGTACGCGGTCAAGCGGACCAACGACTACGTGGTCGGCCAGGCCGGCGGGACACGGTACAGCGGCGACCACCTGAACGCCCTGGCCCGCTCGATCGCCCGCCTCCGGCTCCGCGACAAGACGACCGGGCCGACGCCCCCCGAACTCGTCGAGCGAGCGCTGACCGAATGGGTCGACCGGCCGACGATGACGAAGAAGGAAGAGTGGGTGCTGGCAACGCACGAGGCCGGGCACGCGGTCGCGGCCCTGTTCTGCGACCACAGCCCGGCCATCGAGCGGATCACGATCGCGAGCGAGATGAAGTGGGCGTTCGGGTACGTCAAGTACGCGGACCCGGCCCACAAGTACATCCTGACCGTAAACTACTACCTGGACATGATGGTCGTCGCCCTCGGAGCCCGCGAGGCCGAGCGGTTGCTGCTCGACGACATCTCCCTCGGGGCGACGGCCGACCTGGAGTCCGCGACGGCGATCGCGCGGGAACTGGTCGAGGTCCACGGCATGGCCGGCGGCAAGAACGGCGTCGTCCAGTTCACCGACACGAACCGCCGCGACGGCAGCACGGGCCGCCGCCCCCACTTGGCGCAGGAAACGCTGAAGTCGTTGGACGAGCGGGTGGCCGAGCTGGTCGAGGCCCAGCGGGTGCGGGCCGAGACAATCTTGCGGGACAACAAGGCCCTCGTGGAAACCCTCCGCGACATGTTGTTAGAAAAGAAGACGATCGACAGCAAGACGATCGCCCAGCTGGGGCCGGGCGCCAAGAACGAGGCGAAGAAGCCGTTGAAGATGTTCCCCGAAGGCGGGACCGCCCCGGCCTGA
- a CDS encoding DUF1778 domain-containing protein — MAKNRPEPSTKESRLSIRIDAARKVVIARAAQQRGETLSDFVLENAYQVATELLADEGPGSLNKKQLAHIFETLDHPPAKSVEAIRKLLPERSILDD; from the coding sequence ATGGCCAAGAACCGTCCGGAGCCGTCTACCAAGGAAAGTCGGCTGAGCATCCGCATTGATGCCGCGAGAAAAGTGGTCATCGCCCGGGCGGCGCAGCAGCGCGGGGAAACGCTCAGCGATTTCGTCCTGGAAAATGCTTACCAAGTCGCGACCGAACTGCTTGCGGATGAGGGTCCCGGTTCACTTAACAAAAAACAACTTGCGCACATCTTTGAAACGCTCGATCACCCGCCCGCCAAGAGCGTCGAGGCCATCCGAAAGCTACTGCCCGAGCGGTCGATTCTGGATGACTGA
- a CDS encoding DUF1559 domain-containing protein — MPRSTPHHSRHPGFTLIELLVVIAIIAILIGLLLPAVQKVREAAARTKCNNNLKQIGLALHNYHDTNGNFPAGYVDANTNVNSDASADQGPGWGWAAMLLPNLEQANVYTQINQTQGVGTQAVSQQVLSVFLCPSDQLLPTFTVYKTSAVVAQGNYTAVNGVLETSSYPGSNTGVFLRNSKYRVADVTDGLSNTLFIGERNSGHAKATWAGSVAGGLVTADQSSDPIGNAEYAQTLVLSHGSRTHLPNDPLLWDADVFYSKHIGGVNFLLGDGSVRSISSSIDGITYENLLSRADGNVVGNY, encoded by the coding sequence GTGCCGCGTTCGACACCGCATCACTCTCGTCATCCCGGGTTTACACTGATCGAATTGCTGGTCGTGATCGCCATCATCGCCATTCTGATCGGCCTGCTCCTGCCGGCCGTCCAGAAGGTTCGCGAAGCGGCGGCGCGGACCAAATGCAACAACAACCTGAAGCAGATCGGCCTCGCGCTCCACAACTACCACGACACCAACGGGAACTTCCCGGCCGGCTACGTGGACGCGAACACGAACGTCAACAGCGACGCGAGCGCCGACCAGGGGCCGGGCTGGGGCTGGGCGGCCATGCTGCTGCCGAACCTCGAACAGGCGAACGTCTACACACAAATTAACCAGACCCAGGGCGTCGGCACGCAGGCCGTCAGCCAGCAGGTGCTGTCGGTGTTCCTCTGCCCGTCGGACCAGCTGCTCCCCACGTTCACCGTCTACAAAACCTCGGCCGTGGTCGCCCAGGGGAATTACACGGCCGTGAACGGGGTTCTGGAAACCAGCTCGTATCCGGGGAGCAACACGGGCGTCTTTCTGCGGAACAGCAAGTACCGGGTCGCGGACGTGACGGACGGACTGAGCAACACCCTGTTCATCGGCGAGCGGAACAGCGGGCACGCGAAAGCGACGTGGGCCGGGTCCGTCGCGGGCGGGCTCGTGACCGCGGACCAGTCGTCCGACCCGATCGGCAACGCCGAATACGCCCAGACCCTCGTCCTCAGCCACGGGAGCCGGACCCACCTGCCGAACGACCCGCTGCTCTGGGACGCGGACGTGTTCTACAGCAAGCACATCGGCGGCGTGAACTTCCTCCTCGGCGACGGGTCGGTGCGGTCGATCAGCAGCTCGATCGACGGGATCACTTACGAAAACTTGCTCAGCCGCGCGGACGGGAACGTGGTCGGGAATTACTAA
- a CDS encoding HEAT repeat domain-containing protein — MTTGLYRAAVLGGLVFAAGCEKSTTYWAEQTKAEDPAQRRHAVHVLSDAAKDQKTSVPALIEALKDDNHYVRRDAARALGHVGPEAKDGVPALRALLRDREPSVRRAAGDALQKIDPGTTATAVPAAKVH; from the coding sequence ATGACGACCGGACTTTATCGCGCGGCGGTGTTGGGCGGGCTCGTGTTCGCCGCCGGCTGCGAGAAGTCGACGACGTACTGGGCCGAGCAGACGAAGGCCGAAGACCCGGCCCAGCGGCGGCACGCCGTCCACGTTCTGAGTGACGCCGCCAAGGATCAAAAGACGTCCGTCCCGGCCCTGATTGAAGCGCTGAAGGACGACAACCACTACGTCCGCCGCGACGCGGCCCGCGCGCTGGGCCACGTCGGACCGGAGGCGAAGGACGGCGTCCCCGCCCTCCGCGCCCTGCTCCGCGACCGCGAGCCGAGCGTCCGCCGCGCGGCCGGGGACGCGCTCCAGAAGATCGACCCCGGCACAACCGCGACCGCGGTGCCCGCGGCGAAAGTACACTGA
- a CDS encoding 4Fe-4S single cluster domain-containing protein: MVALAFIMIPWAALVTVRTVSRAKGDVLSVFHPTTDQLKETNAPADLIMRVAQIVPRTEAEGPGVRFAVWFQGCPLRCPGCCNPEFLPFAGGEAKTLGEVLDWLDRTRAAGAIEGVSLLGGEPFAHAAAGAALARAARDRGLTVMVYSGFTVEQIRANPDPAVAALLALTDLLVDGPYERERPDTERRWVGSTNQRVHFLTEKYHPDDPCWRARNTLEIRVDRTQVSVNGFPAPDAIGLWKPKWARKSGPREQK; this comes from the coding sequence GTGGTCGCACTCGCCTTTATCATGATCCCGTGGGCCGCCCTCGTAACCGTCCGGACCGTATCCCGAGCGAAGGGGGACGTGTTGTCTGTCTTTCATCCGACCACGGATCAACTCAAGGAGACCAACGCACCCGCCGACCTCATCATGCGCGTCGCGCAGATCGTGCCGCGGACCGAGGCGGAAGGACCGGGTGTGCGGTTCGCGGTCTGGTTCCAGGGGTGTCCGCTGCGATGCCCGGGGTGCTGCAACCCCGAGTTCCTGCCGTTTGCGGGCGGCGAAGCGAAAACGCTGGGGGAAGTGCTAGACTGGTTGGACCGCACCCGCGCGGCGGGCGCAATCGAGGGCGTGTCGCTGCTCGGCGGGGAACCGTTCGCGCACGCGGCCGCCGGCGCGGCCCTGGCGCGGGCCGCCCGGGATCGCGGGCTGACGGTGATGGTTTACAGCGGGTTTACCGTCGAGCAAATCCGCGCGAACCCCGACCCCGCGGTCGCCGCTCTTTTGGCTCTGACAGACCTCCTCGTGGACGGGCCGTATGAACGCGAGCGGCCGGACACGGAACGCCGGTGGGTCGGGTCGACGAACCAGCGGGTTCATTTCCTGACCGAAAAGTATCACCCGGACGACCCGTGCTGGCGGGCGCGGAACACGCTCGAAATTCGTGTCGACCGCACACAAGTCAGCGTGAATGGATTCCCCGCCCCCGATGCGATAGGCTTGTGGAAGCCCAAATGGGCGCGGAAGAGCGGCCCACGCGAGCAGAAGTAG
- a CDS encoding lactonase family protein, with product MIRLVARGLVAGLAVVALAGAAAAADPAPAAGKFWVFVGTYTGGPGKSKGIYRSEFDAKTGQLSAPEVAAEVESPSFVNIAPNGKNLYAIGETGGKDGGGVYAFTLDPATGKLTAQNALTSGGPGPCHIATDAAGEFAVVANYGGGSTAIFKLKPDGSLAARTAFVQHKKTAEGRQEAPHAHCGTFDNTGKFVLVCDLGLDKVLVYKLNRETGEIAPNEPPAIAVPLGAGPRHIQLTPANDLAFVCGELDSTVNVLKLDFAGGHFATTQSLSTLPGGKPVKGNSTAEIRIHPSGKFVYVSNRGHNSIAVFKNDGGTLTPVGHATEGIKVPRNFNIDPTGRWMLVANQDGHDVVVFEIDQESGLPKPTGTKIAVGSPVCVKFVAKP from the coding sequence ATGATTCGTCTCGTTGCCCGCGGCCTCGTCGCGGGGCTCGCGGTCGTGGCCCTCGCCGGCGCGGCGGCCGCGGCCGACCCGGCCCCCGCGGCCGGCAAGTTCTGGGTGTTCGTCGGCACGTACACGGGCGGGCCGGGGAAGAGCAAGGGCATTTACCGCAGCGAGTTCGACGCCAAGACCGGCCAGCTCTCCGCCCCGGAAGTCGCAGCCGAGGTCGAGAGCCCGTCGTTCGTGAACATCGCGCCGAACGGCAAGAACCTGTACGCGATCGGCGAGACGGGCGGGAAGGACGGCGGCGGCGTGTACGCATTTACCCTCGACCCGGCGACCGGCAAGCTCACCGCCCAGAACGCCCTGACCAGCGGCGGCCCCGGGCCGTGCCACATCGCGACCGACGCGGCCGGCGAGTTCGCGGTCGTCGCCAACTACGGCGGCGGCAGCACGGCAATCTTCAAGCTCAAGCCGGACGGCAGCCTCGCCGCCCGTACCGCCTTCGTGCAGCACAAGAAGACGGCCGAGGGCCGCCAGGAAGCCCCACACGCCCACTGCGGCACCTTCGACAACACCGGCAAGTTCGTCCTCGTCTGCGACCTCGGCCTGGACAAGGTGCTCGTCTACAAGCTGAACCGCGAGACGGGCGAGATCGCCCCCAACGAACCGCCGGCCATCGCCGTCCCGCTCGGGGCCGGCCCGCGGCACATCCAGCTCACCCCGGCGAACGACCTGGCCTTCGTCTGTGGGGAACTGGATTCAACAGTGAACGTCCTCAAGCTCGACTTCGCCGGCGGCCACTTCGCCACGACGCAGTCGCTGTCCACACTTCCCGGCGGCAAGCCGGTGAAGGGGAACAGCACGGCCGAGATCCGCATCCACCCGTCCGGCAAGTTCGTGTACGTGTCGAACCGCGGGCATAACAGCATCGCCGTATTCAAAAACGACGGCGGCACGCTCACCCCGGTCGGCCACGCGACCGAGGGAATCAAGGTTCCCCGCAACTTCAACATCGACCCGACCGGCCGGTGGATGCTGGTCGCGAACCAGGACGGGCACGACGTCGTGGTGTTCGAGATCGACCAGGAGAGCGGCCTGCCGAAGCCGACCGGCACCAAGATCGCGGTCGGGTCGCCGGTGTGCGTGAAGTTCGTGGCGAAGCCGTAG
- a CDS encoding alpha/beta hydrolase, whose amino-acid sequence MSATHSAVVKLPVGADGMIVGDYVPAAGDFAVVWVHGFGSHRGGEKAAEVRAACAARGWPFAAFDFRGHGDSPGSMLDLRASRLLEDLAAVRDLLADRGRTRLGLVGSSMGGFAAAWFTRRHPADVVGCVFLAPAFGFLERRWNSITDAERADWVRTGRRRVKSEWVDVDVGYGLVEERADFTPEKLTAGWATPALLFHGCADDVVPDTDSLNFLRAVAFPDVELRLLKDGDHRLTAHKTTIADAAGSFFERLS is encoded by the coding sequence ATGTCCGCCACGCACTCGGCCGTCGTGAAACTTCCCGTCGGCGCCGACGGTATGATCGTGGGCGACTACGTTCCGGCCGCCGGCGACTTCGCGGTCGTCTGGGTCCACGGGTTCGGCAGCCACCGCGGCGGGGAGAAGGCGGCCGAAGTGCGGGCGGCGTGCGCGGCCCGCGGGTGGCCGTTCGCCGCGTTCGACTTCCGCGGCCACGGCGATTCGCCCGGCTCCATGCTCGACCTCCGCGCGTCCCGCCTGCTCGAAGACCTCGCCGCCGTCCGCGACCTCCTCGCCGACCGCGGGCGCACGCGGCTCGGGCTGGTCGGGTCGAGCATGGGCGGATTCGCGGCCGCCTGGTTCACCCGACGCCACCCGGCCGACGTGGTCGGATGTGTGTTTCTGGCCCCGGCGTTCGGGTTCCTGGAGCGGCGATGGAACTCGATCACGGACGCGGAGCGGGCTGACTGGGTGAGGACCGGCCGGCGGCGGGTCAAGAGCGAGTGGGTCGATGTCGACGTGGGCTACGGGTTGGTCGAGGAGCGGGCGGACTTCACCCCGGAGAAACTGACAGCCGGGTGGGCCACGCCCGCCCTGTTGTTTCACGGGTGCGCGGACGATGTCGTGCCCGACACCGACAGTCTCAATTTTCTGCGAGCCGTCGCCTTCCCAGACGTGGAGTTGCGATTATTAAAAGACGGCGACCACCGGCTGACGGCCCATAAAACGACGATCGCGGACGCCGCCGGGAGCTTTTTCGAGCGGTTGTCGTGA
- a CDS encoding DUF1549 and DUF1553 domain-containing protein, with translation MARSLFLAFAAVGSLAVLRAADSPLPSDPTSRDHWAYKRPVRPPVPRVEGTALPVRNPIDAFVFAKLKEKGLAPAPEADKRALIRRATFDLTGLPPTPEEVDAFLKDTSATAFEAVVDRLLASPRYGERWARHWLDAVHFADTHGTEHDLVCDNAWRYRDYVIERLNADVPYDRFIKEQLAADVFYPADTRLTAALGFLAAGPWDQSTAFTAPKTFDYLDRDDMVTQVMSTFASASVHCARCHDHKFDPISQDDYYALQAVFAGVGRGDVPYDADPTVAQARRKWQKLVAAADARDAGTLLGAEARAIAAAWEKTAFPTGTTWDVPKPVAVAAASGGPLRQLPDGSYLAAGPAALVDTYTLTLPPPVRPLTALRLEVLPDDSLPSHGPGRAENGNLHLSEIEVQVVAPGSGTPRKLRVRRAAADFDQEGWTVAHAIDGNEHTAWGIHPHEGEPHEAVFELTEAAVIPPTSQLIVVLKQVHGRGHVIGRFRVAVTGDSAARVAPLSATIREALAIPAEKRTDAHRLTLAAHAVRERATAELAALPAPAKVYAAAAVFEPFQQYRPWATPKVVNVLKRGDIAKPGAVALPGAMEAVEDLSARFAGIGANDEAARRAALAGWLADPKNPLTWRSVVNRVWHHHFGRGIVDTPNDFGRMGGTPTHPELLDWLAVEFRDTGMSLKKLHRLIVTSSTYRQAARPDERAAKEDADARLLWRSPRRRLDAESYRDAVLAVSGRLDLTTGGPGVRQFALSKGNFLTPRLNYAVFDWDAPGANRRSIYRFVYRTLPDPFLSSLDFPDASQLAPVRGASASPVQALALFNNPFVLRHSEHFATRLAGLSADPREQVRHAFRLALQRTPTPTEQDAFTAHAGKHGLAAVARVLFNSNEFLFVE, from the coding sequence ATGGCTCGTTCCCTCTTCCTGGCGTTCGCCGCCGTCGGCTCGCTCGCCGTACTCCGGGCCGCGGACAGCCCGCTGCCGTCCGACCCGACTTCGCGCGACCACTGGGCCTACAAGCGGCCGGTCCGCCCGCCGGTGCCGCGCGTCGAGGGGACAGCCCTGCCGGTGCGCAACCCGATCGACGCATTCGTGTTCGCCAAACTCAAAGAGAAAGGGCTCGCGCCAGCACCGGAAGCGGACAAGCGGGCGCTCATTCGTCGGGCGACATTCGACCTGACCGGGCTGCCGCCCACGCCGGAGGAGGTCGACGCCTTTCTCAAGGACACGTCAGCTACCGCGTTCGAGGCGGTCGTTGATCGGTTGCTCGCGTCGCCGCGGTACGGCGAGCGGTGGGCGCGACACTGGCTGGACGCGGTCCACTTCGCCGACACCCACGGCACCGAACACGACCTCGTCTGCGACAACGCCTGGCGGTACCGCGACTACGTCATCGAGCGGTTGAACGCCGACGTGCCCTACGACCGCTTCATCAAGGAACAACTCGCGGCCGACGTGTTCTACCCGGCCGACACCCGGCTGACGGCCGCCCTCGGGTTCCTGGCCGCCGGGCCGTGGGACCAGAGCACCGCGTTCACCGCCCCCAAGACGTTCGACTACCTCGACCGCGACGACATGGTCACGCAGGTCATGTCCACGTTCGCCAGCGCGTCCGTCCACTGCGCCCGGTGCCACGACCACAAGTTCGACCCGATTTCGCAGGACGATTACTACGCCCTCCAGGCCGTGTTCGCCGGCGTCGGCCGCGGCGACGTGCCTTATGACGCGGACCCGACCGTCGCGCAGGCCCGGCGAAAGTGGCAGAAGCTCGTCGCCGCGGCCGATGCGCGGGACGCCGGCACGCTGCTGGGAGCCGAGGCGCGGGCCATCGCCGCCGCGTGGGAGAAGACGGCCTTCCCGACCGGGACGACCTGGGACGTGCCCAAGCCGGTCGCCGTGGCCGCCGCGTCGGGTGGCCCACTGCGACAACTGCCGGACGGGTCGTACCTCGCGGCCGGTCCCGCGGCTCTCGTGGACACGTACACACTCACCCTGCCGCCACCCGTGCGACCCCTGACGGCCCTGCGGCTCGAAGTGCTGCCGGACGACTCGCTCCCGTCCCACGGCCCGGGCCGAGCCGAGAACGGTAACTTGCACCTCTCCGAAATCGAGGTCCAGGTTGTCGCGCCGGGGAGCGGGACGCCGAGGAAACTCCGCGTCCGCCGGGCGGCCGCCGACTTCGACCAGGAGGGCTGGACCGTCGCCCACGCGATCGACGGCAACGAACACACCGCCTGGGGCATCCACCCGCACGAAGGCGAGCCACACGAGGCCGTTTTCGAGTTGACCGAGGCGGCGGTGATTCCCCCGACGAGTCAGCTAATCGTCGTGCTGAAGCAGGTTCACGGCCGGGGCCACGTGATCGGCCGGTTCCGCGTGGCGGTGACGGGCGACTCCGCGGCCCGCGTCGCCCCACTGTCGGCCACTATCCGCGAGGCGCTGGCGATCCCCGCCGAGAAGCGGACCGACGCCCACCGACTGACGCTGGCGGCCCACGCGGTTCGCGAGCGGGCGACCGCGGAACTGGCCGCCCTACCGGCCCCGGCGAAGGTGTACGCGGCGGCGGCCGTGTTCGAGCCGTTCCAGCAGTATCGGCCGTGGGCGACGCCCAAGGTCGTCAACGTCCTCAAGCGCGGCGACATCGCCAAGCCGGGGGCGGTCGCGCTGCCGGGGGCGATGGAAGCGGTCGAAGACTTATCGGCGCGGTTCGCGGGCATCGGCGCGAACGATGAGGCCGCCCGCCGCGCGGCCCTCGCCGGGTGGCTGGCCGACCCGAAGAACCCGCTGACCTGGCGGAGTGTTGTCAACCGCGTCTGGCACCACCATTTCGGCCGCGGCATCGTCGACACGCCGAACGACTTCGGCCGCATGGGCGGCACGCCGACACACCCCGAACTGCTCGACTGGCTGGCCGTCGAGTTCCGCGACACCGGCATGTCACTGAAGAAGTTGCACCGGCTAATCGTGACGAGTTCCACCTACCGGCAGGCCGCCCGGCCCGACGAGCGGGCGGCCAAAGAGGACGCGGACGCCCGGCTCCTATGGCGGTCCCCCCGCCGGCGGCTGGACGCCGAGTCGTACCGCGACGCGGTGCTGGCGGTTTCGGGCCGACTGGATCTGACGACGGGCGGCCCGGGTGTGCGGCAGTTCGCGTTGAGCAAGGGGAACTTCTTGACCCCGCGGCTGAACTACGCGGTCTTCGACTGGGACGCCCCCGGGGCGAACCGCCGGAGTATTTACCGGTTCGTCTACCGGACGCTGCCGGACCCGTTCCTGTCCTCGCTCGACTTCCCGGACGCCTCACAACTCGCCCCAGTCCGCGGCGCGTCCGCGTCGCCGGTGCAGGCGCTGGCGCTATTCAACAACCCGTTCGTATTAAGGCACAGCGAACACTTCGCGACCCGACTGGCCGGCCTCTCCGCGGACCCGCGCGAGCAAGTCCGCCACGCCTTCCGGCTCGCCCTCCAGCGGACGCCGACGCCGACCGAACAGGACGCTTTCACCGCCCACGCCGGCAAGCACGGCCTGGCGGCCGTGGCGCGGGTGCTGTTCAACAGTAACGAGTTCCTGTTCGTGGAGTGA